From Salinirubellus salinus, the proteins below share one genomic window:
- a CDS encoding O-acetylhomoserine aminocarboxypropyltransferase/cysteine synthase family protein — protein MNERNDTDGYGFGTRCVHTGQSRDPTTGAAGVPIHQTSSYEFEDADTAADLYSLDQLDHVYSRISNPTVNVLEERLAALHGAAGAVATASGMAALDACTTLLAEAGDNVVTAASIYGGTTSYLNNTASRRGVEARFVDTLDPDAYAASIDEDTAYVHYETVGNPSLVTPPMEAIAEVAHERGVPVVVDNTFATPALCRPFEHGADVVWESTTKWIQGSGTTVGGILLESGDFPWADHPEKYPEVGGENPAFHGKNFAEAFGERAFTVAARNRAVRSLGDQQSPFDAWATLQGLETLQLRMARHSANARRVASYLDDHPQVAWVASPGLESHETHDHASRYLDDFGGMVAFGLEGGFEAGKRLCDEVELIKFLANIGDARSLVIHPASTTHAQLSEAEQRAAGVSPDLLRFSVGIEDPEDIEADLEQAITAAHGDR, from the coding sequence ATGAACGAGCGGAACGACACCGACGGGTACGGGTTCGGGACACGCTGTGTCCACACGGGACAGTCCCGTGACCCGACCACCGGGGCCGCCGGCGTACCGATACACCAGACCTCCTCGTACGAGTTCGAGGACGCCGACACGGCCGCGGACCTCTACTCCCTCGACCAGCTCGACCACGTCTACTCGCGCATCTCGAACCCGACCGTGAACGTCCTCGAGGAGCGCCTCGCCGCGCTCCACGGCGCGGCGGGCGCCGTCGCCACCGCCAGCGGGATGGCCGCGCTCGACGCCTGCACCACCCTGCTCGCGGAGGCGGGCGACAACGTCGTCACGGCCGCCTCCATCTACGGCGGCACCACCTCCTACCTCAACAACACCGCCTCGCGCCGGGGGGTCGAGGCACGGTTCGTCGACACGCTGGACCCCGACGCCTACGCCGCGTCCATCGACGAGGACACCGCCTACGTCCACTACGAGACGGTCGGGAACCCCTCGCTCGTGACGCCGCCGATGGAGGCCATCGCGGAGGTGGCCCACGAGCGCGGCGTCCCCGTCGTCGTCGACAACACGTTCGCCACGCCCGCGCTCTGCCGGCCCTTCGAACACGGCGCGGACGTCGTCTGGGAGTCCACGACCAAGTGGATCCAGGGCTCGGGCACGACCGTCGGCGGGATCCTGCTGGAGTCGGGCGACTTCCCGTGGGCCGACCACCCGGAGAAGTACCCCGAGGTGGGCGGCGAGAACCCGGCGTTCCACGGGAAGAACTTCGCCGAGGCGTTCGGCGAGCGGGCGTTCACCGTCGCCGCCCGCAATCGAGCCGTGCGGTCGCTCGGCGACCAACAGAGTCCGTTCGACGCGTGGGCGACCCTGCAGGGCCTCGAGACGCTCCAGTTGCGGATGGCGCGTCACTCCGCCAACGCCCGGCGGGTGGCGAGCTATCTCGACGACCACCCGCAGGTGGCGTGGGTGGCCTCCCCCGGCCTCGAGTCCCACGAGACCCACGACCACGCGAGCCGGTATCTCGACGACTTCGGCGGCATGGTCGCGTTCGGGCTGGAGGGTGGCTTCGAGGCGGGCAAGCGCCTCTGCGACGAGGTCGAGTTGATAAAGTTCCTCGCCAACATCGGGGACGCGCGCTCGCTGGTCATCCACCCGGCATCCACGACGCACGCCCAGTTGAGCGAGGCGGAGCAGCGCGCCGCGGGGGTCAGCCCCGACCTGCTCCGGTTCAGCGTCGGCATCGAGGACCCCGAGGACATCGAGGCGGACCTCGAACAGGCTATCACTGCGGCCCACGGAGACCGATAG
- the serB gene encoding phosphoserine phosphatase SerB codes for MLIAFDFDGTLSDSEMMVLLGQRHGVADEIAEITERAMNDEISYAESLHERADLLFRLDDDEAQAAFESVSLRPGAADVVRALREAGHHVAILTGGFDRGVEAALAAEDVEVDTIVANHLVSRNGHLTGRAEGPLIEGTKDHALEDLAEELGVEMADTVAVGDGANDLPMLEVAGLAVGYEPKPAVRPHCDVVVSSMPELQDLLADEGVL; via the coding sequence ATGCTCATCGCGTTCGACTTCGACGGCACGCTCTCGGACTCGGAGATGATGGTCCTCCTCGGCCAGCGCCACGGCGTCGCCGACGAGATCGCCGAGATAACCGAGCGGGCGATGAACGACGAGATATCGTACGCCGAGAGCCTGCACGAGCGGGCGGACCTGCTGTTCCGACTGGACGACGACGAGGCGCAGGCCGCCTTCGAGTCCGTCTCGCTCCGTCCCGGTGCGGCCGACGTCGTCCGGGCGCTCCGCGAGGCCGGCCACCACGTCGCCATCCTCACCGGCGGGTTCGACCGGGGCGTGGAGGCCGCACTCGCCGCCGAGGACGTCGAGGTCGACACCATCGTCGCCAACCACCTCGTCTCGCGCAACGGCCACCTCACCGGCCGCGCCGAGGGACCGCTCATCGAGGGGACGAAGGACCACGCGCTGGAGGACCTCGCCGAGGAACTGGGCGTCGAGATGGCCGACACCGTCGCCGTCGGGGACGGGGCGAACGACCTGCCGATGCTCGAGGTCGCGGGGCTCGCGGTCGGCTACGAGCCGAAACCGGCCGTCCGGCCCCACTGCGACGTGGTCGTCTCATCGATGCCGGAGCTACAGGACCTGCTCGCGGACGAGGGCGTCCTGTAG
- the alaS gene encoding alanine--tRNA ligase, which translates to MSDLTSEYQLEYFREEGFHRKECPECGDHFWTRDEERVLCGEPPCTTYDFIGDPAFDEEYSLTEMREAFLSYFEANDHERIEPYPVAANRWRDDVLLTQASIYDFQPLVTSGQTPPPANPLTISQPCIRMQDIDNVGKTGRHTMAFEMMAHHAFNTREDAEGYAYHGEVYWKDETVELCEGFFEELGADVEDVTYIEDPWVGGGNAGPAIEVIYRGLELATLVFMSMEQDPDGEYELKDGNRYSPMDTYIVDTGYGLERWTWMSQGTPTVYEAVYPETIEFLKENAGIDHTDAEADIVRRAATLAGNMDIDEAEDLETARGDIAAELGVDVEELRALTEPLESIYAIADHCRTLAYMLGDGIVPSNVGTGYLTRMVLRRTKRLADTVGVDAPLDELVDMQAERLGYQNRDTVRDIVRTEVEKYRETLDRGGRRVRQLAEEYAERGEPIPLSEVVELYDSHGIQPDMVAEIAAEVGAEVDVPDDFYGQVAARHSGPEHEETADPFADVRERVGELPETEKLFYEDQSRTEFEAVVLDVLEREIDGETAYDVVLDQTMFYPEGGGQPADTGTLATEDTTVEVTDVQEVDGRVLHRTDESPGKGEFVTGQIDATRRSRLMAHHTATHIVGHAARKVLGDHIRQAGAQKGEDRARLDVTHYERVSREDVKAIERVANDVVRENLAVKQEWLDRNDAQAKYGFDLFQGGIPPGTQVRVITVGEDVQACAGTHVGRTGEIGTIKLRSTERVQDGVERLVFSAGDAAIEATQRTEDALYDAAEVLDVSPPEMPATAERFFEEWKARGKRIEELKEQLAEARAQGGESGEEVVVGDATAVVQRLDADMDELRATANALSEEGKVAVLGSGLDGATFVVSVPDGVPINAGEVVGQLAAKVGGGGGGPPDFAQGGGPDVAALDDALAEAPDVLKQVLEA; encoded by the coding sequence ATGAGCGACCTCACGTCGGAGTACCAACTCGAATACTTCCGGGAGGAGGGGTTCCACCGCAAGGAGTGCCCGGAGTGTGGGGACCACTTCTGGACACGTGACGAGGAGCGTGTCCTCTGCGGCGAACCGCCCTGCACGACCTACGACTTCATCGGCGACCCGGCGTTCGACGAGGAGTACAGCCTCACCGAGATGCGCGAGGCGTTCCTCTCGTACTTCGAGGCGAACGACCACGAGCGTATCGAGCCGTACCCGGTGGCGGCGAACCGCTGGCGCGACGACGTCCTGCTGACGCAGGCCTCTATCTACGACTTTCAGCCGCTCGTCACGTCCGGCCAGACGCCGCCGCCGGCCAACCCGCTCACCATCTCCCAGCCCTGCATCCGGATGCAGGACATCGACAACGTGGGCAAGACGGGCCGGCACACGATGGCGTTCGAGATGATGGCCCACCACGCGTTCAACACGCGCGAGGACGCCGAGGGGTACGCCTACCACGGCGAGGTCTACTGGAAGGACGAGACGGTCGAACTCTGTGAGGGCTTCTTCGAGGAACTCGGCGCGGACGTCGAGGACGTCACCTACATCGAGGACCCGTGGGTCGGTGGCGGCAACGCGGGCCCCGCCATCGAGGTCATCTACCGGGGGCTGGAACTGGCGACGCTCGTCTTCATGTCGATGGAGCAGGACCCCGACGGCGAGTACGAACTCAAGGACGGCAACCGCTACTCGCCGATGGACACGTACATCGTCGACACCGGCTACGGGCTAGAGCGGTGGACGTGGATGAGTCAGGGGACCCCCACCGTCTACGAGGCGGTCTACCCCGAGACCATCGAGTTCCTGAAGGAGAACGCCGGCATCGACCACACCGACGCGGAGGCCGACATCGTGCGCCGGGCCGCGACGCTCGCGGGCAACATGGACATCGACGAGGCCGAGGACCTGGAGACGGCGAGAGGGGACATCGCCGCCGAGTTGGGCGTCGACGTCGAGGAACTCCGCGCGCTGACCGAGCCGCTCGAGTCCATCTACGCCATCGCGGACCACTGCCGGACGCTCGCGTACATGCTCGGTGACGGCATCGTCCCGTCGAACGTCGGCACGGGCTACCTGACCCGGATGGTCCTCCGGCGCACCAAGCGACTCGCCGACACCGTCGGCGTCGACGCGCCGCTCGATGAACTGGTCGACATGCAGGCCGAGCGGCTGGGCTACCAGAACCGCGACACCGTGCGCGACATCGTCCGCACGGAGGTGGAGAAGTACCGCGAGACGCTCGACCGCGGCGGTCGGCGTGTTCGCCAGCTGGCCGAGGAGTACGCCGAGCGTGGCGAGCCCATCCCGCTCTCGGAGGTCGTCGAGCTGTACGACAGCCACGGCATCCAGCCGGACATGGTCGCGGAGATCGCCGCCGAGGTCGGTGCCGAGGTCGACGTGCCCGACGACTTCTACGGCCAGGTCGCGGCGCGCCACTCCGGCCCGGAGCACGAGGAGACGGCGGACCCGTTCGCCGACGTCCGCGAGCGGGTGGGCGAACTCCCCGAGACGGAGAAACTGTTCTACGAGGACCAGTCCCGAACCGAGTTCGAGGCCGTCGTGCTGGACGTGCTGGAGCGGGAAATCGACGGCGAGACGGCGTACGACGTGGTGCTCGACCAGACGATGTTCTACCCGGAGGGCGGTGGCCAGCCCGCCGACACGGGGACGCTCGCCACCGAGGACACCACCGTCGAGGTCACCGACGTGCAGGAGGTGGACGGCCGCGTGCTCCACCGCACCGACGAGTCGCCCGGCAAGGGCGAGTTCGTCACCGGGCAGATAGACGCGACGCGGCGCTCGCGGCTGATGGCCCACCACACCGCCACCCACATCGTGGGGCACGCCGCTCGGAAGGTGCTCGGTGACCACATCCGGCAGGCCGGCGCGCAGAAGGGCGAGGACCGCGCGCGCCTCGACGTGACCCACTACGAACGCGTCTCGCGCGAGGACGTGAAGGCCATCGAGCGGGTCGCCAACGACGTGGTCCGGGAGAACCTCGCGGTGAAACAGGAGTGGCTGGACCGCAACGACGCGCAGGCGAAGTACGGCTTCGACCTGTTCCAGGGCGGCATCCCGCCGGGGACGCAGGTCCGGGTCATCACCGTCGGCGAGGACGTGCAGGCGTGTGCGGGGACGCACGTCGGCCGGACGGGCGAGATCGGGACCATCAAGCTCCGCTCCACGGAGCGCGTGCAGGACGGCGTCGAGCGACTCGTCTTCTCCGCGGGCGACGCGGCCATCGAGGCGACCCAGCGGACCGAGGACGCGCTCTACGACGCGGCCGAGGTACTGGACGTCTCCCCCCCCGAGATGCCCGCCACGGCCGAGCGGTTCTTCGAGGAGTGGAAGGCGCGAGGCAAGCGCATCGAGGAGCTGAAAGAGCAACTCGCCGAGGCCCGCGCGCAGGGCGGCGAGAGCGGCGAGGAGGTGGTGGTCGGCGACGCCACCGCCGTCGTCCAGCGGCTCGACGCGGACATGGACGAACTCCGTGCCACGGCCAACGCCCTCTCCGAGGAGGGGAAGGTCGCGGTGCTCGGCTCCGGGCTGGACGGCGCGACGTTCGTCGTGAGCGTCCCCGACGGCGTCCCCATCAACGCGGGCGAGGTGGTCGGCCAGCTCGCCGCGAAGGTGGGTGGCGGTGGCGGCGGCCCGCCGGACTTCGCGCAGGGTGGCGGCCCGGACGTGGCGGCGCTCGACGACGCGCTGGCCGAGGCGCCGGACGTGCTGAAGCAGGTGCTCGAGGCGTAG
- a CDS encoding helix-turn-helix domain-containing protein: protein MTAIAELSFPTEAYPLGEAVRVPEGTRVELERLVPTGEGVLPYLWVWSETPDRFVAHLRAQPAVDDVAVVYRDAGDVLIRAGWQLAPGTLLHFLAGEDVALVSATGTADGWVVELRSERDVLRRIERFCRERAIEMTLRRVYEATALEALEREPSGTPEGLTRLQHETLVRALEAGYFEEPREVTLEELAADLGVSSRAVSRRLRRGVANVLRGSLIGER, encoded by the coding sequence GTGACGGCCATCGCTGAACTGTCGTTCCCCACCGAGGCCTACCCGCTGGGCGAGGCGGTCCGGGTCCCGGAGGGAACGCGTGTGGAACTGGAACGACTGGTCCCCACGGGCGAGGGTGTACTCCCGTACCTGTGGGTGTGGAGCGAGACCCCCGACCGGTTCGTCGCCCACCTCCGGGCACAACCGGCGGTGGACGACGTTGCGGTGGTCTATCGCGACGCGGGCGACGTGCTCATCCGCGCCGGCTGGCAGCTGGCGCCGGGGACGCTGTTGCACTTCCTCGCTGGCGAGGACGTGGCGCTGGTCTCGGCGACGGGGACGGCCGACGGGTGGGTGGTCGAACTCCGGAGCGAACGTGACGTGTTGCGCCGCATCGAGAGGTTCTGCCGCGAGCGGGCCATCGAGATGACGCTCCGCCGGGTGTACGAGGCGACGGCACTCGAGGCGCTCGAGCGGGAACCGAGCGGCACGCCGGAGGGGCTGACGCGGCTCCAGCACGAGACGCTGGTGCGGGCGCTGGAGGCGGGCTACTTCGAGGAGCCACGCGAGGTGACCCTGGAGGAGCTGGCCGCGGACCTCGGCGTCTCGTCGCGGGCCGTCTCGCGGCGCCTCCGGCGCGGGGTCGCGAACGTCCTCCGGGGGTCGCTCATCGGGGAGCGGTAG
- a CDS encoding aminotransferase class V-fold PLP-dependent enzyme produces the protein MDIADLRADVTLGDTVYLNTGASGPAPERVLQAAREEQARHEREWTVDPGPYASAWDAYDRTRERLAEYMAVSPSEVALCGSTADGISRIANALDWNEGDVVVRTDLEHPAGILPWARLAERGVEVREVPAPGGHLDYDALETALEGADLLCLNSISWIHGTQLDVRRACDVAHEHGALALVDAVQSPGQARVHPKAWGADFVTAAGHKWLLGVWGAGFCFVDESVVDRVRPRHVGYRSVEDKQAVPLDFHAGARRLEVGTQSLAPYAALREALDVHDELGLDAVREHIRGLTEQLKDGLPADRLVSPREFESGLVAFEVDDAEATVERLAERGVVVRALPRPDTVRASLHVFNTEDDVDALLAGLDD, from the coding sequence ATGGACATCGCGGACCTCCGTGCCGACGTGACGCTCGGGGACACCGTCTACCTGAACACCGGGGCGTCCGGCCCCGCCCCCGAACGCGTGCTCCAGGCCGCCCGGGAGGAACAGGCCCGCCACGAGCGCGAGTGGACCGTCGACCCTGGCCCCTACGCCTCGGCGTGGGACGCCTACGACCGCACCCGCGAGCGACTCGCCGAGTACATGGCCGTCTCGCCGTCCGAGGTGGCGCTCTGCGGGTCGACCGCCGACGGCATCTCCCGCATCGCCAACGCGCTGGACTGGAACGAGGGCGACGTGGTCGTCCGCACGGACCTCGAACACCCCGCCGGCATCCTCCCGTGGGCCCGACTGGCGGAGCGCGGTGTCGAGGTGCGCGAGGTGCCCGCGCCGGGGGGCCACCTCGACTACGACGCCCTCGAGACGGCCCTCGAGGGAGCGGACCTGCTCTGTCTCAACAGCATCTCGTGGATCCACGGCACACAACTGGACGTCAGGCGGGCCTGCGACGTGGCGCACGAACACGGTGCCCTCGCGCTCGTCGACGCCGTCCAGTCACCCGGGCAGGCCCGGGTCCACCCGAAGGCGTGGGGCGCCGACTTCGTCACCGCGGCCGGCCACAAGTGGCTGCTCGGGGTGTGGGGCGCCGGCTTCTGCTTCGTCGACGAGTCCGTCGTCGACCGGGTCCGGCCGCGACACGTCGGCTACCGCTCGGTCGAGGACAAGCAGGCGGTCCCGCTCGACTTCCACGCGGGGGCGAGACGGCTGGAGGTCGGCACCCAGTCACTGGCCCCCTACGCCGCGCTCCGCGAGGCGCTCGACGTCCACGACGAACTCGGCCTCGACGCGGTGCGCGAGCACATCCGGGGCCTGACCGAACAGCTGAAAGACGGTCTGCCCGCCGACCGACTCGTCTCGCCGCGCGAGTTCGAGTCCGGACTCGTCGCGTTCGAGGTGGACGACGCGGAGGCGACGGTCGAGCGACTCGCCGAGCGAGGGGTCGTCGTCCGCGCGCTCCCGCGCCCGGACACGGTCCGGGCGTCGCTCCACGTCTTCAACACCGAGGACGACGTGGACGCGCTGCTGGCGGGACTGGACGACTGA
- a CDS encoding replication factor C small subunit translates to MSEAAESEGSRGREVWIEKYRPQTLEDVVGHENITERLEHYIAKDDLPHLLFAGPAGVGKTTSAVAIAKSIYGEEWRENFLELNASDQRGIDVVRDRIKNFARSSFGGYDYRVIFLDEADALTNDAQSALRRTMEQFSNNTRFILSCNYSSRIIDPIQSRCAVFRFSPLGDDAIAQQVRIIADAEGIEVTDDGVDALVYAAGGDMRKAINGLQAAAVLDETVDEDAVFAITSTARPEDIKEMVQMALDGEFTASRARLESLLVDSGIAGGDIIDQLHRSVWEFDLTERQAVRLMERVGEADYRITAGANEQVQLEALLASLALNEE, encoded by the coding sequence ATGAGCGAGGCCGCCGAGAGCGAGGGGAGCCGGGGCCGTGAGGTGTGGATCGAGAAGTACCGCCCGCAGACGCTCGAGGACGTGGTCGGCCACGAGAACATCACCGAGCGCCTGGAACACTACATCGCCAAGGACGACCTGCCGCACCTGCTGTTCGCGGGGCCGGCAGGCGTGGGCAAGACCACCTCCGCGGTGGCCATCGCCAAGTCCATCTACGGCGAGGAGTGGCGCGAGAACTTCCTCGAGTTGAACGCCTCGGACCAGCGCGGTATCGACGTGGTCCGCGACCGCATCAAGAACTTCGCGCGCTCCTCGTTCGGCGGCTACGACTACCGCGTCATCTTCCTCGACGAGGCCGACGCACTCACGAACGACGCGCAGTCCGCGCTCCGCCGGACGATGGAGCAGTTCTCGAACAACACGCGGTTCATCCTCTCGTGTAACTACTCCTCGCGCATCATCGACCCCATCCAGTCGCGGTGTGCGGTGTTCCGCTTCTCCCCGCTGGGCGACGACGCCATCGCCCAGCAGGTCCGCATCATCGCGGACGCCGAGGGTATCGAGGTTACCGACGACGGCGTGGACGCGCTCGTCTACGCCGCCGGCGGCGACATGCGCAAGGCCATCAACGGCCTGCAGGCGGCGGCCGTCCTCGACGAGACGGTGGACGAGGACGCGGTGTTCGCCATCACCTCCACGGCCCGGCCGGAGGATATCAAGGAGATGGTCCAGATGGCGCTCGACGGGGAGTTCACGGCCTCGAGGGCGCGACTGGAGTCGCTGCTCGTCGACAGCGGTATCGCCGGCGGGGACATCATCGACCAGCTCCACCGGTCGGTCTGGGAGTTCGACCTGACCGAGCGACAGGCGGTGCGCCTGATGGAACGGGTCGGCGAGGCCGACTACCGCATCACGGCGGGGGCGAACGAGCAGGTGCAACTGGAGGCGCTGCTGGCGTCGCTGGCGCTGAACGAGGAGTAG
- a CDS encoding O-acetylhomoserine aminocarboxypropyltransferase/cysteine synthase family protein gives MADDNADDGQRRFETNALHAGQEQPDPATGARAPPIYQTTSYVFEDADHAARLFALEEAGNIYSRLMNPTNATLEKRLATLEGGVGALATASGMAALNLATFMLAEAGDNVVTASSLYGGTYTYFTHTAPRRGVEARFVDTLDYDAYEEAIDEDTAYVHCETIGNPALVTPDLERLADIAHDNGVPLFVDNTFATPALCSPIEHGADLTWSSTTKWIHGHGTTVGGILVDGGSFPWAEHAEKFPEIGAENPAYHGVNFSDRFGDAAFTYAALARGLRDLGNQQSPFDAWQTMQGVESLPMRMERHCENAMAVAEFLEDHPDVAWVTYPGLESHETHDMASKYLDGGYGGMIAFGLAGGYDAAKTTVESTEVASLLANVGDAKTLVIHPASTTHQQLTEAEQEAAGVTADMVRLSVGTENVEDILADLDQAIAQAN, from the coding sequence ATGGCAGACGACAACGCTGACGACGGCCAGCGACGGTTCGAGACCAACGCGCTCCACGCCGGGCAGGAACAACCCGATCCGGCGACGGGCGCCCGCGCACCGCCCATCTACCAGACCACCTCGTACGTGTTCGAGGACGCCGACCACGCCGCGCGGCTGTTCGCGCTCGAGGAGGCCGGCAACATCTACTCGCGGCTGATGAACCCGACGAACGCGACGCTCGAGAAGCGCCTCGCCACGCTCGAGGGCGGGGTCGGAGCGCTCGCCACGGCCAGCGGGATGGCCGCGCTCAACCTCGCGACGTTCATGCTCGCCGAGGCGGGCGACAACGTCGTCACCGCCTCCTCGCTCTACGGCGGCACCTACACCTACTTCACCCACACCGCCCCGCGCCGTGGCGTCGAGGCGAGGTTCGTCGACACGCTCGACTACGACGCCTACGAGGAGGCCATCGACGAGGACACGGCCTACGTCCACTGCGAGACCATCGGCAACCCGGCGCTCGTCACGCCGGACCTCGAACGCCTCGCCGACATCGCGCACGACAACGGTGTCCCGCTGTTCGTCGACAACACGTTCGCCACGCCCGCGCTCTGCTCGCCCATCGAGCACGGCGCGGACCTGACGTGGAGTTCGACGACGAAGTGGATCCACGGCCACGGCACCACCGTCGGTGGCATCCTCGTCGACGGCGGGTCGTTCCCGTGGGCCGAGCACGCCGAGAAGTTCCCCGAGATCGGCGCCGAGAACCCGGCCTACCACGGCGTCAACTTCTCCGACCGGTTCGGCGACGCGGCGTTCACCTACGCGGCGCTCGCGCGTGGCCTGCGTGACCTCGGGAACCAGCAGTCCCCCTTCGACGCGTGGCAGACGATGCAGGGCGTCGAGTCGCTCCCGATGCGGATGGAGCGCCACTGCGAGAACGCGATGGCCGTCGCGGAGTTCCTCGAGGACCACCCGGACGTGGCGTGGGTCACCTACCCCGGCCTCGAGAGCCACGAGACGCACGACATGGCCTCGAAGTACCTCGACGGCGGCTACGGCGGTATGATCGCCTTCGGCCTCGCCGGTGGCTACGACGCCGCGAAGACCACCGTCGAGTCGACGGAGGTGGCCAGTCTGCTGGCGAACGTCGGCGACGCCAAGACGCTCGTCATCCACCCGGCCTCGACGACCCACCAGCAGCTCACCGAGGCAGAGCAGGAGGCGGCGGGCGTCACCGCCGACATGGTCCGTCTCTCCGTGGGGACCGAGAACGTCGAAGACATACTCGCGGACCTGGACCAGGCCATCGCGCAGGCGAACTGA
- the metX gene encoding homoserine O-acetyltransferase MetX — MPEHTRDTASLGDFEFQCGESVPDLELAYETYGEFDGDNAVLVCHALTGSAHVAGARRRGGTSGQAAAWWDDIVGPGKAIDTNEYYVVCANVPGSCYGSSGPTSEHPETGEPWGVEFPAVTVGDWTEAQRLLLDELGVPHLHAVVGGSVGGMNAIEWAKRHPDHVDRVAAIAAAERLDPQGLALDAIARRCITTDPNWQGGEYYGGPEPTNGLALARQIGHVMYLSKSSMEDKFGRRSAGMDAVRDAFPSDPAAGFFPYRDVESYLDYQGEKFGERFDANAYLYLTRAMDNYDLASGYESGADALAAFSGESLVVSFTGDWHFTVEQNEELAGSFRRAGADTAHHVVESGHGHDAFLVEPDRLGPPLADFLDDGVDGRAVTDTREEDEDESEFAPVHTSLFSD, encoded by the coding sequence ATGCCGGAACACACCCGCGACACCGCGTCGCTCGGCGACTTCGAGTTCCAGTGTGGGGAGTCGGTGCCGGACCTCGAACTCGCCTACGAGACGTACGGCGAGTTCGACGGTGACAATGCGGTCCTCGTCTGTCACGCCCTGACCGGGAGCGCACACGTCGCCGGCGCACGCCGTCGGGGCGGCACCAGCGGGCAGGCCGCGGCGTGGTGGGACGACATCGTCGGGCCGGGCAAGGCCATCGACACGAACGAGTACTACGTGGTCTGCGCGAACGTCCCCGGCTCCTGCTACGGTTCCTCCGGCCCCACGAGCGAGCACCCCGAGACGGGCGAGCCGTGGGGTGTCGAGTTCCCCGCGGTCACCGTCGGTGACTGGACCGAGGCCCAGCGGCTGTTGCTGGACGAACTCGGGGTCCCGCACCTCCACGCCGTCGTCGGCGGGAGCGTGGGCGGCATGAACGCCATCGAGTGGGCCAAGCGACACCCCGACCACGTCGACCGGGTGGCGGCCATCGCCGCCGCCGAGCGCCTCGACCCGCAGGGCCTCGCGCTGGACGCCATCGCCCGGCGCTGCATCACCACCGACCCGAACTGGCAGGGCGGGGAGTACTACGGCGGGCCGGAGCCGACGAACGGGCTGGCGCTGGCGCGACAGATCGGCCACGTCATGTACCTCTCGAAGTCGTCGATGGAGGACAAGTTCGGCCGCCGCTCGGCCGGGATGGACGCGGTGCGCGACGCGTTCCCGTCCGACCCCGCGGCCGGCTTCTTCCCCTACCGCGACGTGGAGTCGTACCTCGACTACCAGGGCGAGAAGTTCGGCGAGCGGTTCGACGCCAACGCGTACCTCTACCTCACGCGCGCGATGGACAACTACGACCTCGCGTCGGGCTACGAGTCCGGCGCGGACGCGCTCGCCGCCTTCTCGGGCGAGTCGCTCGTCGTCTCGTTCACCGGCGACTGGCACTTCACCGTCGAGCAGAACGAGGAACTCGCGGGGTCGTTCCGGCGCGCGGGTGCGGACACCGCGCACCACGTCGTCGAGTCGGGCCACGGCCACGACGCGTTCCTCGTCGAACCGGACCGCCTCGGCCCGCCGCTCGCGGACTTCCTCGACGACGGCGTCGACGGCCGCGCGGTCACCGACACCCGCGAGGAGGACGAGGACGAGAGCGAGTTCGCGCCCGTCCACACGAGCCTGTTCTCGGACTGA
- a CDS encoding alpha/beta fold hydrolase: MHVSVDGARVHYGSVGAGDPVVLLGEAGFGPWQWGWQHDAFAGPYRVLTPSPRGHGDSTGSPDSVATLAGDLDAVLAHADVDRAHLVGFGLGGVTALHYAREFGRARTLTLVGTAPRGEAVDADAFRALFADPADLSGLFTDAFRVARPDLCEQVAGWRREEDAEPSVRAAALDACRAFDAGPLYELTTPTLVLHAVDDPVVPMAVSAELGDGLPNGRFEAVAGRRLAHAEFSAAVNDEVLGFLEAHPLD; this comes from the coding sequence ATGCACGTATCCGTCGACGGGGCACGAGTCCACTACGGGAGCGTCGGGGCCGGTGACCCGGTGGTCCTGCTGGGCGAGGCCGGGTTCGGCCCGTGGCAGTGGGGCTGGCAACACGACGCGTTCGCGGGGCCGTACCGCGTCCTCACCCCGTCGCCGCGGGGCCACGGCGACTCGACCGGCAGCCCCGACTCGGTGGCGACGCTGGCGGGCGACCTCGACGCCGTCCTCGCCCACGCGGACGTCGACCGCGCCCACCTCGTCGGCTTCGGCCTCGGGGGGGTGACCGCGCTCCACTACGCCCGCGAGTTCGGCCGCGCCCGCACCCTGACGCTCGTCGGGACGGCCCCTCGCGGCGAGGCGGTCGACGCCGACGCGTTCCGGGCGCTGTTCGCGGACCCGGCGGACCTCTCGGGGCTGTTCACCGACGCCTTCCGGGTGGCCCGCCCGGACCTCTGCGAGCAGGTCGCGGGGTGGCGCCGGGAGGAGGACGCCGAGCCGTCGGTCCGAGCGGCAGCGCTCGACGCCTGCCGCGCGTTCGACGCGGGGCCGCTCTACGAACTCACGACGCCGACGCTGGTCCTGCACGCCGTCGACGACCCGGTGGTCCCGATGGCGGTCAGCGCGGAACTCGGTGACGGCCTGCCGAACGGCCGGTTCGAGGCGGTGGCGGGCCGTCGGCTGGCACACGCCGAGTTCTCGGCGGCGGTGAACGACGAGGTGCTGGGGTTCCTCGAGGCGCACCCGCTGGACTGA